The following DNA comes from Candidatus Nitrosotalea okcheonensis.
AGTGCTCTATTTACAAAATTTCCAATGTTACCAATTAATTCAGAGTTTATTCTTGATGCAAATTCCTCCCAGTCAAAATTAAGATCATCCTGACTGTAAGGAGTTATCAGCGCAAGATAAAATCGGAGGTAATCAGTAGGGTATATTCCAAGAAAGTCTTTGAGACCAATATACCAATTTCTGCTCTTTGATATCTTTTTAGACTGGAGCATAAGGTGACCTCGAGTCGGTATATAGTCAGGTAGTTTGTACTCATTCCCAATTCCAATTCGCATTGCAGGTAAGAATAGATAGTGATGATATACGATATCTTTTCCAATGAAATGATAAATATCTGCAGCATTCCAGAAATTTTTGCCATCAAGCCCCTTGTCATTTAGAAACTTGAGTGCAGTTGATATGTATGCCAAATGGTTGTCAAACCATCCATAAAATACCTGTCCCTTTGCGCTGTCAAGTGGTATTGGAACTCCCCAGTTCATGTCTCGTGTAATGTCCCAGTCAACAAGACCCTCTTTAATCCAGTTTTGGACATATTTTTTGACATCTCGTTGAAGATTGGAGTCAGCTTCAAGCCATTGATTTAGTTCATTTGCAAAGTTTGTTAGCTTAAAGAAATAATGTCTTGTCTTTTCTTTTGTGGGCGGGTTTTTACATAGGGAGCATTTTGGATCTTCGATTTCGGCTGGTACTCTGCCACATTTTTCACACAAGTCTGAATACTGTTCCTCTGCCTTGCAGTATGGACACCTTCCAAGTACATACCTGTCAGGCAGAAATTTCTTATCAACATTACAATAAAACTGGATAATCTCTTTTTCATAGATATGCCCATTTGCCTGTAATTTTTTAAAGACTTCTTGTACAAAGGATATATTTTCCGGCGAGCTAGTCCTGTAGAAAAAATCAAATTCAATTCCAAAGGAGGTAAAGTCTTCATAATCTCTCTTGTTCCAGACTTTGACATATTCCTCAGGAGTCTTGTTCTCTTTTTCAGATTGGATAAGAATCGGCGTACCAAAATCATCAGATGCGCAGAAATAATATGCTTCAGTTCCATTTAATTTTAGAAATCTCGTAGTAATATCAGCTGGAAGGTATGTAGAAGCAACATGGCCAAGGTGTATCTCTCCATTTGCATATGGTAATGCACTTGTTATGATGGCCTTTTTCATCATCAGGGTAAAGTTTGTGTGTGATTTAAGCTATGCCCAACTCTGTCCGTATTTTATCTGGGCTGCAGTTGGTTTATCCATGTTTACATTCATTGCCTTGAGAGCATCAATTGCAATCTGAATATCAATTTCCGGTGGAACGGTTATCACATTCTTTCCTATCTTTTTGTGATTCTTTGCAATGTATATCATAGATAGCAACTGGTTTGAAAATGATTGTGCCATAACTTCTGGCGGGTGTCCCTCTGCTGCAACAAGGTTTGCAATTCGTCCCTTTCCAATAAGATATACTTTTTTGCCATTTTTTAATACACATTCATCAAGATTTGGCCTGACTTCTCGTACAGATTTTGATTCAGATAGTAAGAACTTGGCATCAACCTCAACATCAAAGTGACCCACATTGCCCATGATTGCACCGTTTCTCATGGTCAAGATGTGCTCTTTTCTGATAACCCCGGTCTGACCCGTTGCAGTGATAAATATTTCACCAGTTTTGGCAGCTTCTGTCATAGGGGCAACTTCGAAACCATCCATGTGAGCCTCTAATGCTCGCACCGGATCAACT
Coding sequences within:
- the metG gene encoding methionine--tRNA ligase, with amino-acid sequence MMKKAIITSALPYANGEIHLGHVASTYLPADITTRFLKLNGTEAYYFCASDDFGTPILIQSEKENKTPEEYVKVWNKRDYEDFTSFGIEFDFFYRTSSPENISFVQEVFKKLQANGHIYEKEIIQFYCNVDKKFLPDRYVLGRCPYCKAEEQYSDLCEKCGRVPAEIEDPKCSLCKNPPTKEKTRHYFFKLTNFANELNQWLEADSNLQRDVKKYVQNWIKEGLVDWDITRDMNWGVPIPLDSAKGQVFYGWFDNHLAYISTALKFLNDKGLDGKNFWNAADIYHFIGKDIVYHHYLFLPAMRIGIGNEYKLPDYIPTRGHLMLQSKKISKSRNWYIGLKDFLGIYPTDYLRFYLALITPYSQDDLNFDWEEFASRINSELIGNIGNFVNRALGFTQKSMAGVVPNTTEFDQSDKEAKEKIHNFSSDLTSLMEDNSIDKALKKIIEFSAHFNQYFQKKEPWKGGVGSNNCVFISVNAVRSLAISLYPFLPESSKRIWTQIGMSGSVSEQPWSSISEIKIMEGHKIGTASPLFKKIEASDIEANKAKLGK